A single Triticum dicoccoides isolate Atlit2015 ecotype Zavitan chromosome 2A, WEW_v2.0, whole genome shotgun sequence DNA region contains:
- the LOC119353809 gene encoding uncharacterized protein LOC119353809 encodes MLPVKRVWGCGPNISSGRSPRQSRRFRSVLLPLHSTSLIEIVLNALVLVNSTSTLPHARIEALLSSMPMPGSSSVTLAHLLVSALCCAILLCADASVHDYTGERFAGLGNAFVLNGGSEGVYASPAADSFIRFEKVAFKRTPESAAAAGKDGNLTATITAVIFEAADRGAVGGSDVVAAGARALCCTPDMAKRGACTEGSLVYRAPNSTAAAGWPRVLAASFLPGALEAIFPDQTVAVARTGMYSLRFVHCDASLDVAAEGKTIWKNSRGYGYLPGRMAPLLAFYGVMSLAFVALAAFWFLRYARFWREVVPLQNFVTVVIALGMVEVTTWYLDLAEFSESGVRPAGTTFWAATSGAVRRTVSRVLVLLVAKGYGVVRPTLGGGASAGARVAGLGAVFLAASEALEVSEHVGAVSDHDHSPTRRLFLVLTVAALDAVFICWIFSALSRTISKLKARRMTAKVETYRRLATSLTIAVAVSLGWIAFEVHFKSTDGYQSERWRVAWVIPAVWQLISFALLCAVCLVWAPSHDSARLACSDEAGDDDDGDDVEDGARPLMLRTGPLSYVENWACYVTQDAKIILRTDSGVYAKVGEEDKRV; translated from the exons ATGCTGCCGGTCAAGAGGGTGTGGGGGTGTGGACCTAACATTTCGTCCGGCCGATCTCCACGTCAAAGTCGTCGCTTCCGTTCCGTTCTTCTTCCACTCCACTCCACATCACTGATCGAGATCGTACTCAATGCTCTAGTACTAGTAAACTCCACGAGCACGCTGCCACACGCAAGAATCGAAGCTCTTCTCTCCTCGATGCCAATGCCAGGGTCTTCCTCCGTGACACTCGCCCACCTCCTGGTGTCCGCCTTGTGCTGCGCCATCCTCCTCTGCGCCGACGCGTCGGTGCACGACTATACCGGCGAGCGGTTCGCCGGCCTCGGCAACGCCTTCGTCCTCAATGGCGGCAGCGAGGGTGTCTACGCCTCCCCCGCCGCGGACTCTTTCATCCG ATTCGAGAAGGTCGCGTTTAAGAGGACGCCGGAGTCCGCTGCCGCGGCCGGGAAGGACGGCAACCTCACGGCCACAATCACGGCGGTCATCTTCGAGGCCGCGGACCGCGGCGCGGTCGGGGGCTCTGACGTCGTCGCCGCCGGCGCTCGCGCGCTCTGCTGCACGCCGGACATGGCGAAGCGGGGCGCGTGCACCGAGGGGTCGCTAGTTTACCGCGCGCCCAACAGCACTGCCGCCGCGGGCTGGCCCAGGGTGCTCGCCGCCTCCTTTTTGCCGGGTGCCCTCGAGGCCATCTTCCCTGACCAGACCGTCGCCGTTGCGCGGACCGGCATGTACAGCCTGCGCTTCGTGCACTGCGACGCGTCCCTCGACGTGGCCGCGGAGGGCAAGACCATATGGAAGAACAGCCGCGGCTACGGCTACCTTCCCGGCCGGATGGCCCCGCTCCTGGCCTTCTACGGAGTCATGTCGCTGGCGTTCGTCGCCCTCGCCGCGTTCTGGTTCCTGCGGTACGCCCGGTTCTGGCGGGAGGTGGTGCCGCTCCAGAATTTCGTGACGGTAGTCATCGCGCTCGGGATGGTGGAGGTGACCACGTGGTACTTGGACCTCGCCGAGTTCAGCgagtccggagtccggccggcggggaCGACCTTCTGGGCGGCCACGTCCGGGGCAGTGCGCCGCACGGTGTCGCGCGTGCTGGTGCTCCTCGTCGCCAAGGGGTACGGCGTGGTGCGGCCCACTCTGGGAGGAGGCGCCAGCGCCGGCGCCAGGGTGGCCGGGCTCGGCGCGGTGTTCTTGGCGGCGTCCGAGGCCCTCGAGGTCAGCGAGCACGTCGGGGCCGTGAGCGACCACGACCACTCGCCGACGAGGAGGCTCTTCCTGGTGCTCACCGTGGCTGCCCTCGACGCGGTGTTCATCTGCTGGATATTCAGCGCGCTGTCGCGGACCATCAGCAAGCTCAAGGCGAGACGGATGACGGCGAAGGTGGAGACGTACCGGAGGCTGGCAACCTCGCTGACGATCGCCGTGGCGGTGTCCCTGGGCTGGATCGCGTTCGAGGTCCACTTCAAGTCGACGGACGGGTACCAGAGCGAGCGGTGGCGCGTGGCGTGGGTGATCCCGGCGGTGTGGCAGCTCATCTCCTTCGCGCTCCTCTGCGCCGTCTGCCTCGTGTGGGCGCCATCCCACGATTCAGCGAG GCTCGCGTGCTCGGACgaggccggcgacgacgacgacggcgacgacgtggAGGACGGCGCGCGGCCGCTGATGCTCAGGACTGGGCCGCTCTCGTACGTGGAGAACTGGGCGTGCTACGTGACGCAGGACGCCAAGATCATCCTCAGGACAGACTCCGGCGTGTATGCCAAGGTCGGCGAAGAGGACAAGCGAGTCTAA